In a genomic window of uncultured Flavobacterium sp.:
- a CDS encoding sulfatase-like hydrolase/transferase: MALSKAKKIILPIVAIVFLLAVFLFWPINTDGTLIKPDQKLLEGKKEFLSEKVPTDSSFKKPNIIIILADDLGKYDISLYGGKSTPTPQIDSLAASGVTFQDGYVSASICSPSRAGILTGRYQERFGHEFQPGDRYPKNNLEYYGFKYLINTNNWRLNPKINYPNEASIATQGLPQSEITFADLAKREGYSTAIIGKWHLGHNKGFFPLDRGFDYHYGFYQAFSLYTPEDDNPDIINHHHKDFTDKMIWGNGRVGIGQIRRDTTIIHNKAYLTETFADEAEAFIDKNKKKPFLLYVPFNAPHTPFQVRKKYYDRFPNVKDENKRVYFAMISALDDAVGRIRAKVKKEDLEDNTLIFFASDNGGADYTFATTNAPLKAGKFSHFEGGVNVPFALSWKGKIKPHTIYKTPVSTLDIFSTIAAAIHSDLPKDRVYDGVDLVSTVNENKEAHKTLYWRSGDAKAIRSGDWKLIISGKTHEEWLYNLASDKSEKTDLAQKNPEKVKELHVALQNWEKGLVKPLWPNLTHYEFDFGKQKYFVDL; this comes from the coding sequence ATGGCATTATCCAAAGCAAAAAAGATTATTCTTCCAATAGTTGCTATTGTTTTTCTATTGGCTGTATTTTTATTCTGGCCTATCAATACAGATGGAACATTAATAAAACCGGATCAAAAATTACTTGAAGGGAAAAAGGAATTTCTTTCTGAAAAAGTTCCCACAGACAGTTCCTTCAAAAAACCTAACATTATTATTATTCTCGCCGACGATTTAGGGAAATATGATATTTCGTTATACGGAGGAAAATCAACACCAACGCCTCAAATCGATTCTTTGGCGGCTTCAGGAGTGACTTTTCAGGACGGATATGTTTCGGCTTCGATTTGTTCGCCTTCGCGTGCGGGTATTTTAACCGGACGTTATCAGGAACGTTTCGGGCATGAATTTCAACCTGGAGATCGTTATCCAAAAAACAACTTAGAATATTACGGATTCAAATATTTAATCAACACTAATAATTGGCGATTAAACCCCAAAATAAATTACCCAAACGAAGCGTCTATAGCCACGCAAGGTTTGCCACAATCTGAAATTACGTTTGCTGATCTTGCCAAAAGAGAAGGTTACAGCACGGCAATTATCGGGAAATGGCATCTTGGGCATAACAAAGGTTTTTTTCCTTTAGACAGAGGTTTCGATTACCATTATGGTTTTTATCAGGCATTTTCGCTTTATACTCCCGAAGATGATAATCCGGATATTATAAACCATCATCACAAAGATTTTACTGATAAAATGATTTGGGGAAATGGTCGAGTTGGAATCGGGCAAATTCGTCGTGATACTACAATCATTCACAACAAAGCGTATCTAACCGAAACTTTTGCTGATGAAGCTGAAGCTTTTATCGATAAAAATAAGAAGAAACCGTTCTTGCTTTACGTTCCGTTTAATGCGCCACACACGCCATTTCAGGTTCGTAAGAAATATTACGATCGTTTTCCTAATGTAAAAGATGAAAACAAACGTGTTTATTTTGCAATGATAAGCGCACTTGATGATGCCGTGGGAAGAATCAGAGCGAAAGTTAAAAAAGAAGATCTTGAAGATAATACTTTGATCTTTTTTGCCAGCGACAATGGTGGCGCCGATTATACTTTTGCAACTACAAACGCTCCTTTAAAAGCAGGAAAGTTTTCTCATTTTGAAGGTGGCGTAAATGTTCCGTTTGCACTTTCGTGGAAAGGAAAAATCAAACCTCATACTATTTATAAAACTCCGGTAAGTACATTGGATATTTTCAGTACGATTGCGGCAGCTATACATTCGGATTTACCAAAAGATCGTGTTTATGATGGTGTAGATCTTGTAAGTACCGTAAACGAAAATAAAGAAGCTCATAAAACTTTGTACTGGCGTTCCGGCGATGCAAAAGCAATTAGAAGCGGCGATTGGAAATTAATCATCAGCGGAAAAACGCACGAAGAATGGCTTTATAACCTAGCTTCAGATAAATCTGAAAAAACAGATCTTGCTCAAAAAAATCCTGAAAAAGTAAAGGAATTACATGTTGCTTTACAAAATTGGGAAAAAGGTTTAGTAAAACCTTTATGGCCAAATCTAACGCATTATGAATTTGATTTCGGCAAACAAAAATATTTTGTCGATTTGTAA